The nucleotide window aaaaataaacggcaaaatagaaaaaaaaaatgtgaaatttgtcAACAACATGACCATAATAGAAACAATTGTCCCAACATGCCTTCATGTTAAATTTTTCCTTACCCAAATGtaattgtttaagtattttatttataatatagtataatgttcttctataaataaattgttaaacaaaaagtattatcatttttaaaaaaatctaatgacataaacaaacaaattatatttaataatataataatattaaaagttttaacttttttactaaagcaaatatattattagacaaaattcaaatttaaaaaaaaatattcacctacaaaatatcttatataaattaaataattatatttaataatattattttcttattaaagaaattattttaataaaaaatatttttaaaatcaaataaaaatatatttatataatataatatttgcattattttaataatttaaattaaaatacaaattaattaaaaaaagtaccGTACGGAAATTAGAATGGCCAAATCCGACCTCCCAAAGCTACATGAAAGTGGTGTGTAttaaaattttttcaaaaaatatgtatattttaggaaaaacaTAGGAGTGAGAAGGTATATTTTGGGGGAAAAAAACCCAAAATAGCaattacaaaaaattgaaagtaaGATTACTGATGAGACCTATCTCCTACAAACAAATTAGATTAGTTACCTTCCCtacataagaaaaattaaattcttcccAACATCAAATCCAGTCAGTGTATAATAATTGGTTCCTATGAGGTATAAAGCTTTAGCCCTTGTACAATGCTAAAATCCATTGTCTACATAATGACGACCCTTTCATGCAACGGTATGAGATTCAATAGTTGCCTACACTGTACCGAATCACCTACCATATTCACAAGTTGGTTATGCATGCACTGGATTAGCCATCCACATTTTTGTGGATACTTTGAAATCTGTCATTTTGCCGAATATGACCAAGCCTTAAAACCAACCTCCTCTATGAAATTTGTGCTATCAATTGTGTCATTCCTAAAGACAATCTCATTTCTACATTTCCATAAAGTCCATGTCACAGAGCTCCATATAATTCCACACTTCGTGTTGCATCTTCTTCCGTCTCCTTAACTCAtgttaaaaatgttatatagtAGTTCCTGACAAAACTGTTTGAAGGCCTAACCGTGTACAACATACCTTCCACACACGATCTGAAACTATACTTCATACGTTCAGTTTTAGACTTATTTATTCCCTACGCTAAAATCAACCAATAACACGTCTTTTTCAGTAACTGAACCATGCCTTTTGTTTGTGAATAACAACtataattagaattagaattagtacaacaacaaaaaaagtgaaatagaaggAAAAGGTTAATAACCCAAAGAGccaaaagttatattaaaaaaaaatatatgtatatatatagatggGTTTTGTGTTATATTGGTGCATATCATAAACAGGTCACCGCATGAGTAGAAGAGTAAAAGATATCAATCTTTGTGCAAGGATTAAATAAATATCTCTTGCGCGCGTTCTTTGTgcgctaaaaaaataaaaatataattattgattaatagCAGTGAAGTATTGgcttataaaataatgaaagagtATATCATAAAAATACCTTTTCACCCAAAAAAAACTGGATTTTTAGTTCAAGCTGAGGCATGCTGAGAGTGTGACTCGAGAACATTCACGGTATGAAGACACAACCAACAGCTTTGGAAGTAGTTGAAATCCAAAATACTTACATCTTTCATAAACAACAAAGCAAAAAGGAGTAGCACATCATATTGTCCTAGATAgatcataaaaattaacaacattCAGGGTAGACAATGCTAACTAATTTTAGAGGCAATAGTTACATAGATATTGTTGTGATTGTAGTAATATAGAAAGAACAAATGCAACGTGGTATGGAATACTATAAAGTCGAATGCTATTTATAGTTTATAGATAGTAAAATTAAGTTCTCCAATCCGCTGTGATATACATCCGGCAACCACCTAATGAACTCAAAATCCAAATGCAACATTCTATTTATAGATTGTAAAAAAGTAATCAACTCATTATCTTTAGTTACTTACTTACTTGTCACCATCACCACATGTCTCTAAAATTCAAACTACAATTGACAACTAACGAATTTAGGTGATATATAGTGTCAGCTTTACATAAAATATTGGTCACTTGTAATATTACTTTCTActttctttattaatatatttaacctATTGATCGGTATTAACATCAGTCACGCAGAGATAATTATgcaaataattatgtaattaaacagaaattttaaatattaacatcATGTTAtggtataaataaaattatacaatatatatttaaatttctctatTCCTAAAATTAGGCATTGGGTAATTAGATAATACATACATTTAAACCAAAGACTGGCATTTCGACAATACCATTCAAACTTCCCGACACATTACAACTTGAGATTGATACCAATAATTTGAAATATCAAACTCATCAATAATTCAAcaatgaattaatttataatttaatatattatttttacaataaataattttaatatatttctgaCAAGAATGAATGGAGTTTTTAATATGATTCATAATTTTGCACCTATTCATTAAGTCCCATCATATAttcatgtaattaaaataaaatcatttatattttcagaaaattgaATGAGTTATCcatattgaattaattatttaaaaaaaatcaaaatacttaCTTAGAGTAATTAAACACGTATTTGTGATTTTATAaatcaaacattttaaaataatcaataatttaaGGCCAAATCAAGTAAATCACTGGATCACTCTTAATTCTCAAAGTCAATCATGTACGTGCAAGATGAAAACATGAAAATGGTACATCAATTAAGTACAAATCAAGTAAATCACTGCTAATTCAACTGTAAATTAGCACCCCGGGCATCAATTAgcattattatattatagatTATGTAATTAAACAGAAGTTCTAAATATTAACATCATTGTAtggtataaataaataacatgctCACTTATCaatcatcattatcatttaTTGATGAATACACTCAGATCTCAAGAATATTTCTCATgagtgaaaaatttaaaatttaccgtcattcttaaattttatcaCATGCCAAAACATGTAAATCCAAATTTTTCCAAGTTTCTCGGGGAAGAGGGCATGATTACTCATATGCTAACGTGTATTAATCGTTTAAGACTCCAAATATTTGCAACCCCAAATGATGATtgaatttagaaaataatgGACTAgaactaaaagtaaaaattaaacaagataGAAAAAACagggtttaaaatttaaaaaaaaaaacatttattgattaaattaactGCAAAAGGTCATTGGGATTGTTTACTGAAAAATACTACTAACAGAACTGTCATCATGAACACGCCAAATcgtttcacccaataggtttgCTACAGTAAGAATAGTTAACTGGGGGAAATAGTTCTTCTCTGCAACTGGAATGGTGTTTGTGATAATCACCTCATGAAACAAGCCACCGGACAACCTCTCAATTGCGGGAGGACTGTaattatccaaataaaaaaaaaccaccatACTATTAATATTGGTTCGTACATAACCACCCCTCAATTACAAGAGGATTATGATCatccaaataaaacaaaaccacTATCATATTAATACTAGTTCATATATAACAAAACCACTATCATATTAATACTTGTTCATATATAATGCTAAACAGGAATGCATTCAAACAATGCCCAAGAAGCTGACTAACAATATTGATTACTAAATAATTAACCATCAGATTTATAAACTACATAACAGGAGAATTTGTTAATTTAAGAACAAATCATTACAAGAACAAAACATGCTTCATATTTGGCAGTAGACCAGATTCTATTATTTTACTTCAACTATTTATTAGGGAGAAACAAggataaagattaaaaacacaGAAGGCAAATACCTGAAAACGGCATGAGTGCAGCATGCATACACTTCCCTAGCTCCCTCCTCATGTAATAGTGCTGCACCCTTAGCAATGGTCCCTGACATCCAAAATCATTAGAATAAGTGCATGCACCAACAGCTGTTAGTAATTAAAAGGGCAGAAAGAAACTAAGCAACCACCATTCTTGCCTACTCAACAAAGAGGAAACACCATAAATTCTCCCTAAGGAAAATGCAAGCTGAGACCTTTCAAATAGCAACCAACCATCTTCTCAGCAAATGGCTGGATTAGAATAAGACTAAATTTCCCCCCTCTGTTACAATCTTGAGATagtatttatcatttaattaatttctggTCTCTATAGCCACATTCAGCCGTTCCCTCATAATACTAGAATATACGAATATAAAATTCTGATGCACATAAAAAATTAGGAATACCAAAATATGCAAAAGAACATTTGGAATCTTTTCGATAAAaagttcattaaaaaaatagatattacgAGTTCAATCTTCAAATGTAGCCGTTCAGGTAAATACACTAAGCAAAATAGAAAGGCAGGATTTCAGAGCCAACAAGGAACATTATTGAGAGAAGATACATCAAGAAAAGGTCTCGAATGTCAACATATGtaaactttaattaataaaacaagcTAAAATTTGTTTGCTTAGCTAGATTTCTTTAACCCAGCAAGTAAACACCAagtgcaacaaaataaaaaacactggaaaaaaaatctatcttcaaatttcaaattgggCATTGAAGATGGCATACCAGCAGTGTCAATCATATCATCCACCATTACAGCAACTTTTCCTTTTACATCACCAATCAGGTTCATCACCTGCATCACAAACATAAGACAGAAGACAGATAAGTTTGCCCGAGGATAATTAGTATACCATAAAACTAGCTAAACCATGAGCACATTCAAAACTAACAATAAAAAACATGAGCTCGGGCAAAAACCAATGTAACTAAGATTGGCCACCAAATAATAGTAACATGGCACCCAAATATCTAACCAGTCACCGAAGCCAGAATTCTAGGCCTAACATTGGAGTATTATAATCCCTCGTTCCCTCTGGAACTCAAATAATTCACAACCTTGTCAAAGTCAATGAAATCCCAGACAACAGCACGACACTAAGACAGTACCTTCGTATCAAGTGGCATGGATCCCAAATTCCCAATTGACTCTACTAATACCCCAATTTTATCACAATCTAAAAGGAACAATAAATACTATGCATACCTAACAAAGCTAGTCAcaattaaaagagaaatatcACTGTAACTTCTACAGTACAGTGCATAAGGAGGTATCTTACACTTATGAACTTCCatcttttttaaatgaaatttaaatgaatatatatgataatgccaaagaaataatttaatatacttCAACACATCAAATAGACATTATCAATGGCCACATTCGTTGATTAAGCAAAGTGTCGTGAAGAGGGCAATTTATTTTTGGAAAGAGTAACTATTGCTAACGAACGCCAAGGAAAACCCAATAAAATCTGTTTAAAGTACACTCTGTTACATAGATAGCAATTCCAGAAGAAAAATGCTGCAGCAGCATGTCAAGGATAATGCACATGTTTTGTTCCAGCTATTACCTCAGCAACATTGTGTCCATGGCGCCTTTTGTCTACAATAGCTAAGGGTGCATCAGATAATTTCTTTGCAAAAGCACGAGCTCTTGCGACACCACCAACATCAGGGGAAACAACCACCAAGTCACTTGAACTTATTGTCTTGCTGGCAAGATAATCAAGGATCACGGGCTAGTGGACATCATAAACAATAGTATTAGGAAACATGTTACCAATAAATAAACTACAACCATTAAGAACCTACTTACCTGACAGTGTACATGATCAACAGGAATATCAAAGTAACCCATGGACTGCCCTGAATGAAGGTCACAAGCGAGAACACGGTCTGCCCCAGCTTTTGTAATAAGGTTCGCAACAAGTTTAGCAGCAATTGATTCACGTCCTTGAGTCTGCCGAGGGGAAAAAAGCTCCATTAGTTGCATGTGAAACCCATTTGTTGACATCATCAAGCAAAATGCAAAAACCAATTGAaggtaaaaaaattcaataaaataacaaaggaaACAAGCACACAAGACAATGGGTAGAACTGAACAGATACATCACAAACAGGACAGAAAATTTCCAGAAAGAGAACACAAGTACACGAAAGCATTTAACCAATGAGTAGGAGAACATTGTCTGCAATAGCAATTGTGGATCATAGGTAGACTCCTTGAATAAAACTACCAATTACAAagatacaaaagaaaaacagtTATGTCCAAAATACTTGCCTTTCTATCAGCTCTGGCATATCCAAAGTAGGGAATCACAGCAGTGATATTCTTGGCGGATGCTCTCCGACAAGCATCAATCATTATTTTAAGCTCCATGAGATTCTCATTTGCAGGAGGACAGGTAGGCTGTATAAGGTAAACATTGCAACCTCTAACACTCTCTTGTAACTGGACATAGATTTCACCATCAGCAAATCGCTTGATGGAAATCTTTCCAAGTTCCAGGCCCATGTACCGAGCAATTTCCTAATCAAAGCAACACGGTTAGAAAACCCACAAAACTCAACAAATAAAACCAGCCCAATAAAAAGACACCATATACcaactttattttatatcaagCAACCAAAACATCAGGTAGCTACTAGATCCTGAGttcaaaaaataagttttttttatccgtaAGAATCAAATACAGGTACCAGACATTTACAACAACTCACGCATCATACTCAACTAACTAATCTAGACCcccttggtaaaaaaaataagtttttgcaGCACCTATTTTATAACAACAAATTGATGCACACCACGGTGCTAGATGACAACACCTTCAATTATATTGATCCTTTGGATCAGAAATCAAACTAGGAATATTTattcagttaaaaaaaactcatgttttaaaaaaaaatccaccgAAAGACCAAAATATTATCAGATAAGCCTGTAAAAGTTAGTGCGTCAGTCAACAGCCATTGAATGATGAAAAAGTCCTCGGTCAAATATTAGTCCCAACGAAACAcacattaattttcattatttaaaaattaacacaaatttCAACACTTAATTTTGACCCATTCACTCAAAATATCAAAGTAAACAAtagacaaataataataacctggGAGAGTGTGGGATTGGCCGTGCCAGAGAACAATTTCAACCTGTTACTATTTCTGCTGACGGCCTTCGCCTCCCTCGCGGATTCCATGAACTTAGGCAGAGTCCTTTCGTTGAGAACCGGAATGATCGGTTTCCCATTGACGAAATTCGACGATTCCGACATGTCACATTTCTGccattaaaacaaaaacaacaacacaatcgagtgaaaaaaaataataattaaaaaaacgcagaaaagaaaaaaaattgattagtgATTAGTTGAATACCACGGTGTAAGGCGCGGAGATTCGGGCGCGGGAATGGTCTACAAAATCTAAGGTTCGGAGAGTGCCGGCGAagagagaagaggaagaagaaggttgAAGGAGTGAAGAAGCCATGAGAGGGgggttagggtttttttttttttttggtcttgttCGGTTTTTGGTTTCTGTGCAAGAGAAAGAGGAagcgaagagagagagagagagagagaggcgaATTTGGAGCTCTGTTGTTAGCAGTGGTGGCGGGTCTTTGTATTTTCCACGAAATTCGGCTTTTTATGTGTTCGCGGCTGTGGTCACCGCGACGTCGTTTACTGgtatataaaaaatgacattaatGAATTAATGAATCAGGGGGaaaaaatgcaattaaataAGGAagtatttaattgaaatactgTTATATTCATAGTGTGAATGTAATCCAGTTTTTGCTTCAGGTACGGTGCGCAGGTTCATCtgaatgaaaaaatatcatttaatgcattaaatatttaaatgaatttaaatatctTGAAGAATTAGAGGTGTGTAcagggtatttttttttaaggtacATTGTACGTATTTATTGAAAGAAAATagggaaaaagataaataatttatgtataattaattttaatttatgaaaaagtttatttcaatttttcttcttattttattttcttacatgAGCTTTTAAAGAAGCTTATCAAAATATATCCTTAATCTTAACTTCTGCCTAAAAATATCCTaagttcatgaaaaaaaaaccatttttagtACGAGGTCATATATATCCTACAAAAACTAATCCTGGATAAAATTACTAAAACACTTTATGTATTTAacaaacttatattaatatattcattGTTCGGTAATAAAATTTAAGACTACTTTTTATCCACATTGATATTGATCTAAAgtattcaataattttattgatgattaatttttattgaaaaatctaACCAATCATCTTTAGTAGAGTCTCATCttccaatcatatttttttaatcaacaagACTCGAACCCGATTAGGGTTAAGTGTAGTATCACTCGGATAAATGGCTTGTTAGTTAGATTCAAGACATtgattaaattagtttattagtcatttaatttattttttaggttcaatttggttctctaatttttttattcgatttggttttctaaattttaaaattgattcaatttgatCATGTTATCTAAATTAAGTCAACGGTgttaaaaaatcacattttgtgACCGCTTAAAACCACTTAATAATGATTTCAAACAATTACAAAATGTTCATTTAGACGATAGGGACAAATTTAGACGACATGACCACTTAAGTTAATTTAGacaatgaaaccaaattgatttattttaaaaattaaaaaatcaaattggactaaaaaaattaaaggactaaattgaactaattttaaaacttaaaggaccaaattgaatgttaaaaataaattaaaggaaaaactaatttaaccttaaaataattttatattaattgattgGTCTACTTCATTGTGTAAATATAAACCGGTTatgaatttttacataattaaaaaatgttaagtttttaaaaagttatatttaaagataattttaattagctgatattaaaacaatatttatccTGCAAAAGAATAAAACAATGTCATAAAAATTTTCTCTTGACTTAGAAAACTTTTTATCTaaagaatataattttcttgacttgaaataaatttaatttaaaaaaaaaaactaatgacaACGATATGAAGAGAGGAGTGGGAATTTGTCTTTTGGTAACCGTGGTTTGGTGGAATTTGTATACTGCCAAAGGAGGTGTTGTTTTGGATTAGGACTTAGGAGAGTTTGTGTTAGTCAAAATCCTTCCAAGCGATGAAAGCAAAGCTAAAAAGTTTATGTTCTTCTTGATTGCGAAATTGAGCCCCTATACGCCGCTGCTTTTGGTTCGGTGCAAGTGCTTGGCATTCAATATGCTTAGGGATGAATATGCGTCGTGCACCACCAAGCATCCATCCAATatgcttctctttttttcttttttatgatatGTTTAGATGAacaaaactagaaaaaaaaaatatagatgttaatgtattttcttttgttagttagaaaataataataagttaacTTCTATAAACAAAaagttagtatttatttttcgttttgccttcactttgaaatttgtattacatttttttctcaacTCCCTCACTTTTCATTCAACATTAATATGGTTCCTCTCTTGGGAGGATAGCGTCAATTTGTTCTTATCCTTGTCTAAAAGACTAAAACCGTGTCTTTGatggaaaaatattaattaaaaatatttaaatatatttttaaatctcctagtatagtatttatttaatattttaattctttataaaaaaaattaaaggtttTGATTcctataaaattttttttacagttttAGTCTTTAATGCTAGTTTTTTTTGTCCTAAGCTTTTGATATCaaactttattatattaaaagatattcATTTTGTACCATATTATTTAAGAAACATCACACTTGTTATCCAATAGATAGTTTAGACATTATCGGTGCATAGTAACACTAATAGGAACTAAGGGTCTGTTTGATTTAGACAAATTTATGATACtgtaaagataaatattttttttaggtttgatttgaaaaaaattcatgagAACACAAATTAATAAGGTAAAGATAGGACAAAAACTAAATTTCTCATTACTCAAAATTATGggacaattttttatttcaggTATAAAATGTTCAAAAAACTTACATACTCCACTTATTTATTGTTTCTCATCCACTATATGCTGCAATAATCCTCTGCTGTGATTGTATTTTGAATTCACATATTATTTACTAGTTACAAGCACAACAAACAACTTATTAATGCATGTacatcttaaatttatattatctacTAGTTGTAATAACCTTGTTATATCATGTACTTAGGACTAGTTAACTTGTTTGTATATAGTCTGTATTTTgaatccttataaaatatactaataatgtaaattatgttaaaataattaatattaaaaaaatattttaataaattttatattataatatttatgttattcATTGTTAATCAAACAATACACCTAATAAAAAGTTATCATATAACTCAAATATGTGTCATGTATTATTCTTGTAGTTCCTATTACACGACAAAGGCAACCTGAAACAGTATAATAAAGTTTTATAAAGAccaaacttatattttaaaaaaaaaaatagagactaGAAGCGTAAAGTACGTATATTGTGGtgactaaaatcatatttaagttttaaataataagaatttaattaacaaataatacaaaaaaaattaagaaattaaaagaattttatttttatttttcatagttaATGACTTAATGTCGCCTCTGACTCTAACACTCTTTCTTGTCTATTTACCTATGCATGTATCTATCTATGTAGTTCtgaatatgattatatataaataaaaaattcattgcacaataacattaaatgtattatataattaatacaaataaaaatattaaatatcatatttattaaatataatacctTTTCCATTCTAAAATAAGTGtcttcttatattattttatatacatcaagttaataaataaataaaaaagaataataatttaacaaaactaATTTTAGTAGTATTACTTGCAGTGATGCTTATTAAGAGAATTAATAAAAAGTAATCAATATTATATGAAAAAGTTaacataatacttattttttgacaattttttttcaaatttcacatTTATTTCGGGATAGaggaaatatatttatcaaatttaaaatataatatgtattttgTGTGTGGCACGATGTTTGAGAGTGTTTTTAGGAGTTTTTGTTACAACAAAAagtgtttttaaatttcttttgtatctcttatttctttcaatctatttttctaatttaatttaaatattttcttaaaagaaattatcaattattataaaagtaaccttatattatattataaataatatatatatatatatatatatatatatataaatagttaTCTAGAATGATAGTGTTTTTGGAGCTATTATTCAATGAGAGTGTCTTTAGAAgtttattttacaataaaagtgtttttattttttttatctcttatttcTTTAAAGTTAGACGATTTAGACTCGTCACATGTTTGATTCCCAGTTCAATCGGTATAATCGGTCGATCGGAACTAGCTAGA belongs to Glycine soja cultivar W05 chromosome 5, ASM419377v2, whole genome shotgun sequence and includes:
- the LOC114412261 gene encoding ribose-phosphate pyrophosphokinase 1-like — encoded protein: MASSLLQPSSSSSLFAGTLRTLDFVDHSRARISAPYTVKCDMSESSNFVNGKPIIPVLNERTLPKFMESAREAKAVSRNSNRLKLFSGTANPTLSQEIARYMGLELGKISIKRFADGEIYVQLQESVRGCNVYLIQPTCPPANENLMELKIMIDACRRASAKNITAVIPYFGYARADRKTQGRESIAAKLVANLITKAGADRVLACDLHSGQSMGYFDIPVDHVHCQPVILDYLASKTISSSDLVVVSPDVGGVARARAFAKKLSDAPLAIVDKRRHGHNVAEVMNLIGDVKGKVAVMVDDMIDTAGTIAKGAALLHEEGAREVYACCTHAVFSPPAIERLSGGLFHEVIITNTIPVAEKNYFPQLTILTVANLLGETIWRVHDDSSVSSIFQ